The following are encoded together in the Microtus pennsylvanicus isolate mMicPen1 chromosome 8, mMicPen1.hap1, whole genome shotgun sequence genome:
- the LOC142855959 gene encoding C-type lectin domain family 2 member D11-like isoform X2, which yields MRAAGSAESFVGMLNTTDSLKRGKLGKRFKRKYLRIISPMCSAKIYCSYAVIIILTVAIIVLSVALSVLGRNQQQASIKKTFAACPKNWIGVQNKCFYFSEDSSTWILSQKFCLEQNAQLARFDNMEELNFLRRYTGIFDYWIGLHRESPEHPWRWMDDTEYNSSVPIRGAEKHAYLKNNKISSARIYAEKRWICSKPNN from the exons ATGAGAGCTGCAGGATCTGCAGAGTCCTTTGTGGGCATGCTCAATACCACAGACAGTCTGAAGAGAGGCAAGCTGG gtAAAAGGTTCAAAAGAAAATACCTCAGAATCATCTCTCCCATGTGTTCTGCTAAGATTTATTGCTCCTATGCAGTGATCATCATCCTCACTGTAGCTATAATTGTACTTTCTGTTGCTTTGTCAGTTTTAG GAAGAAACCAACAACAGGCCTCAATCAAAAAAACATTTGCTGCTTGCCCAAAAAACTGGATTGGTGTTcagaataaatgtttttatttttctgaagactCAAGTACTTGGATATTAAGCCAGAAATTCTGCCTGGAACAAAATGCCCAGTTAGCTCGATTTGACAACATGGAGGAGCTG AATTTCCTGAGGAGATACACAGGGATCTTTGATTACTGGATCGGCCTGCACAGAGAGTCACCAGAGCACCCTTGGAGGTGGATGGACGACACTGAATATAACAGCTC GGTTCCCATTCGAGGAGCAGAAAAACATGCCTACCTGAAAAACAACAAGATCAGCAGCGCCAGGATCTATGCAGAGAAGAGATGGATCTGTAGCAAGCCCAACAACT AG
- the LOC142855959 gene encoding C-type lectin domain family 2 member D11-like isoform X1, with amino-acid sequence MRAAGSAESFVGMLNTTDSLKRGKLGKRFKRKYLRIISPMCSAKIYCSYAVIIILTVAIIVLSVALSVLGRNQQQASIKKTFAACPKNWIGVQNKCFYFSEDSSTWILSQKFCLEQNAQLARFDNMEELNFLRRYTGIFDYWIGLHRESPEHPWRWMDDTEYNSSVPIRGAEKHAYLKNNKISSARIYAEKRWICSKPNNCILQCQIPSASF; translated from the exons ATGAGAGCTGCAGGATCTGCAGAGTCCTTTGTGGGCATGCTCAATACCACAGACAGTCTGAAGAGAGGCAAGCTGG gtAAAAGGTTCAAAAGAAAATACCTCAGAATCATCTCTCCCATGTGTTCTGCTAAGATTTATTGCTCCTATGCAGTGATCATCATCCTCACTGTAGCTATAATTGTACTTTCTGTTGCTTTGTCAGTTTTAG GAAGAAACCAACAACAGGCCTCAATCAAAAAAACATTTGCTGCTTGCCCAAAAAACTGGATTGGTGTTcagaataaatgtttttatttttctgaagactCAAGTACTTGGATATTAAGCCAGAAATTCTGCCTGGAACAAAATGCCCAGTTAGCTCGATTTGACAACATGGAGGAGCTG AATTTCCTGAGGAGATACACAGGGATCTTTGATTACTGGATCGGCCTGCACAGAGAGTCACCAGAGCACCCTTGGAGGTGGATGGACGACACTGAATATAACAGCTC GGTTCCCATTCGAGGAGCAGAAAAACATGCCTACCTGAAAAACAACAAGATCAGCAGCGCCAGGATCTATGCAGAGAAGAGATGGATCTGTAGCAAGCCCAACAACTGTATCCTCCAATGCCAaattccttctgcttctttctag